In the Streptobacillus moniliformis DSM 12112 genome, one interval contains:
- a CDS encoding DEAD/DEAH box helicase family protein yields MGEYLKDTFKGGNGFYIDEREVSSWYSDKGIHLAYGTSAREDNTQILSWSDAASRINELLNSGEFATNVELLEAQDYERDRISESLWYLTHDLSEEGQGQGYFKILKISGGGFPEETKRLSEALKNPEYLKETIKEYSRFLAGYKENRDVLRFHYHKVDSLYQRLQELELPRKEYSTNLTEHPKVKSFITEDEVKATISRGSRIDKGKERITKFFKENHTLQEKANFLKDEYGIGGSSHAVSGAMGSDEWHDAKGLKLQKNNCNDVFLTWSSVTKHIDELFSKNLYIEETKIGSKAEIEGPQYYSKDNPENLMTDEMLERVPELYAQEDVSLADKQVHAAYIIPFRSNWTWYMTEYDRESGDAFGLVLGIEPEWGYFNLEELKELNAQRLILEDFPKTFRELKDTELIKQMDEQELQSVFNGELSFEEETELEVPEEVEERIAATPVQGTLFDYLKEREEVELNEKEESLADEFAVKTGDTVYFNHEEYTVREISKNQITRRNDLWIDPARSGNHQIPIVAFEDNEDLLKQVSLERPNFIVGDEVKYKDKNYTITRFDDMGNNLKTITVKDNTEYLGGMITGSDVIPYRFESDLDKLFENLNYTKLEKTIEEVEIKKTEAHNFKITEETLPEKLSPSERLNNNLEEISMLNRVESGERELDSSAQEVLAKYVGWGGLSEVFDESREGQWKEARSFLKENLSQSEYEAAKESTLTAFYTPKTVIDSIYSTLSGTGFKSGNILEPSMGIGNFIGNLPDEMNKSKFYGVELDSVSGRIGKLLYPESDIQIKGLEETSFSNNFFDAVIGNVPFGEYKVNDREYNKNNFLIHDYFFAKSIDKVRNGGIIAFITSSGTMDKKDESVRRYLTARAEFLGAIRLPNDTFKGVAGTEVTSDIIFLKKRDSIRERDEDWIHLAEDENGLTYNKYFVDHPEQVLGTMREVSGRFGNTLACLPKENADLKELLTKASEEISKGSTYEEIELLDDKITSIPATDDVKNFSYTVIDGEVYYRENSLFVKKEVTEKNKEKIKDYLELNTALKDVIYKQKEDFSDDEVKKAQEKLNEVYDNFSKKHGFINNLSNTRALKEDSNFPLVSSIEILDEEENFNAKGDIFSKRTITKAKIIDHVDTSLEALVLSMSEKGYVDFDYMGSLTGKDRPTLIEELRGEIYLNIREEQNFYRPLSFNLEDGDLPFACANGSNSYKYGYVTKDEYLSGNIRDKIAIVDSYLSKIRQTERELPHLGYAEDGKEKELISYEMNRLEYQKAELTKVLPKELEASEINVRLGATWIPIKDIEKFIFETLKTPGWARWDIKVKFSNLTSEWNIEGKSKDRGNDLAEMTYGTSRVNAYKLIEDALNLKETKVFDQIVNPDGSKTSVLNKKETLLAGQKQELLKEEFKNWIFNDQERRNRLAKLYNERFNSIRNREYDGSNLSFEGMNTKIELRPHQKNAIARSLYGGNTLLAHVVGSGKTFEMVAFAMESKRLGMCSKSLFVVPNHLTGQIGREFMQLYPSANIMVADKKDFEPKNRKRFIGRIATGEYDAVVIGHTQFEKIPMSKEYQEKHIQDQIDEIINYVEEYKHDRNQNFTVKELQKTRKKLEARLEKLNDDFKKDDVITFEELGVDKLIVDEAHNYKNLYLYTKMRNVAGIGQSEAFKSSDMFMKCRYMDEIRVEKVLYLPQERLYQIP; encoded by the coding sequence TTGGGAGAATACCTCAAAGATACCTTTAAAGGTGGAAACGGATTTTACATTGATGAAAGAGAAGTATCTTCCTGGTATTCGGATAAAGGTATTCATTTAGCTTATGGAACATCGGCAAGAGAGGATAATACGCAAATTTTAAGTTGGAGTGATGCAGCAAGTAGGATAAATGAACTTCTTAACAGTGGTGAGTTTGCTACAAATGTAGAACTTTTAGAGGCACAGGACTATGAAAGGGATAGAATTTCAGAATCCTTATGGTATCTAACGCACGATTTAAGCGAAGAAGGTCAAGGACAGGGATATTTTAAAATCTTAAAAATAAGCGGAGGAGGCTTTCCGGAAGAAACGAAAAGACTATCTGAGGCATTAAAAAATCCTGAATATCTAAAGGAAACAATCAAAGAATACAGCAGGTTTTTAGCAGGATATAAAGAAAATAGAGATGTACTAAGATTTCACTATCACAAGGTAGATAGCCTTTATCAGAGATTACAGGAACTTGAGCTGCCACGAAAGGAATATAGTACCAATCTGACAGAGCATCCTAAAGTAAAATCCTTTATTACAGAAGATGAAGTCAAAGCTACTATTTCAAGAGGAAGCAGAATAGATAAGGGAAAAGAGCGAATCACAAAATTTTTCAAAGAAAACCATACGCTTCAAGAAAAAGCTAACTTCTTAAAAGATGAGTATGGCATCGGGGGAAGCTCTCATGCTGTTTCAGGGGCAATGGGAAGCGATGAATGGCACGATGCGAAGGGACTTAAATTACAGAAGAATAATTGTAATGATGTGTTTCTTACTTGGTCAAGTGTAACAAAGCATATCGATGAGCTGTTTTCTAAAAATCTCTATATTGAAGAAACAAAAATAGGAAGTAAGGCAGAGATAGAAGGACCGCAATATTATTCCAAAGACAATCCTGAAAACTTAATGACGGATGAAATGCTTGAAAGAGTGCCTGAGCTTTATGCACAGGAAGATGTATCTTTAGCAGATAAGCAAGTTCATGCTGCATATATCATTCCGTTTAGAAGCAATTGGACTTGGTATATGACAGAATACGATAGGGAAAGTGGAGATGCCTTTGGACTTGTACTTGGTATTGAACCTGAATGGGGATATTTCAATCTTGAAGAATTGAAAGAATTAAATGCCCAAAGGCTTATTTTAGAAGATTTTCCAAAGACCTTTAGAGAACTTAAAGATACGGAACTTATTAAGCAGATGGATGAGCAGGAGCTTCAGTCAGTCTTTAACGGAGAACTTAGTTTTGAAGAAGAAACAGAGCTTGAAGTACCTGAAGAAGTAGAAGAAAGAATAGCTGCAACACCTGTTCAGGGAACACTATTTGATTACCTCAAAGAAAGAGAAGAAGTAGAGCTTAATGAAAAAGAGGAAAGCCTTGCAGATGAATTTGCAGTTAAAACAGGCGATACCGTATATTTCAACCATGAAGAATACACTGTAAGGGAGATTTCTAAAAACCAAATCACAAGAAGAAATGATTTATGGATTGATCCGGCAAGAAGTGGAAATCATCAAATCCCCATTGTAGCCTTTGAAGATAATGAGGACTTATTAAAGCAGGTAAGTCTTGAAAGACCTAACTTTATTGTTGGAGATGAAGTTAAATATAAGGATAAAAACTATACCATCACACGCTTTGATGATATGGGAAATAACCTAAAGACAATAACAGTCAAGGACAATACCGAATATCTTGGCGGTATGATAACAGGCTCCGATGTAATTCCTTATCGTTTTGAAAGCGACCTTGATAAGCTATTTGAAAATCTAAACTATACGAAACTTGAAAAAACTATTGAGGAAGTAGAAATAAAGAAAACGGAAGCACATAACTTTAAAATTACAGAAGAAACCTTACCCGAAAAGCTATCTCCAAGCGAAAGGTTAAATAATAACCTTGAGGAAATTTCTATGCTTAATCGTGTAGAGAGTGGAGAAAGGGAACTTGACAGTTCAGCTCAGGAAGTTTTAGCGAAGTATGTAGGCTGGGGTGGACTATCTGAAGTCTTTGATGAAAGCAGAGAAGGTCAGTGGAAAGAGGCAAGGAGCTTCTTAAAAGAAAACTTATCACAATCTGAATATGAAGCTGCTAAGGAATCGACCTTAACGGCTTTTTATACGCCTAAAACAGTCATTGACAGTATTTATTCTACCCTGTCAGGTACGGGATTTAAGAGTGGAAATATCCTTGAGCCAAGTATGGGCATTGGAAACTTTATCGGAAATCTTCCTGATGAAATGAACAAGTCAAAGTTTTATGGTGTTGAGCTTGACTCTGTAAGTGGTCGCATAGGAAAACTTCTATACCCTGAAAGTGATATACAGATTAAGGGGCTGGAAGAAACTTCCTTTTCCAATAACTTCTTTGATGCGGTTATCGGTAATGTTCCATTTGGAGAATATAAGGTAAATGACAGGGAGTATAACAAAAATAACTTCCTTATCCATGATTATTTCTTTGCCAAGTCCATTGATAAAGTCAGAAACGGCGGCATTATCGCCTTTATCACATCAAGTGGAACAATGGATAAAAAGGACGAAAGTGTAAGACGCTATCTTACAGCAAGAGCAGAGTTTTTAGGGGCAATCAGACTTCCAAATGATACCTTTAAGGGAGTTGCCGGAACGGAAGTAACATCGGACATTATTTTCCTAAAGAAAAGAGATAGTATCAGAGAAAGGGATGAGGACTGGATACACCTTGCTGAAGATGAAAATGGTCTTACCTATAACAAATATTTTGTAGATCATCCTGAACAGGTACTCGGCACAATGCGTGAAGTTTCAGGAAGATTTGGAAACACACTTGCGTGCCTGCCGAAAGAAAATGCCGACTTAAAAGAGCTTCTGACAAAAGCAAGTGAAGAAATATCCAAAGGATCAACTTATGAAGAAATAGAGCTTTTAGATGATAAAATCACTTCAATTCCTGCAACGGATGATGTCAAGAACTTTTCCTATACCGTTATTGATGGTGAAGTCTATTACAGAGAAAACTCACTTTTCGTAAAGAAAGAAGTAACGGAGAAAAATAAGGAAAAGATTAAGGACTATCTTGAACTGAATACTGCCCTTAAAGATGTTATCTATAAGCAGAAAGAGGATTTTTCTGATGATGAGGTAAAGAAAGCTCAAGAAAAGCTCAATGAAGTCTATGACAACTTTTCAAAGAAGCATGGCTTTATAAATAATTTAAGCAATACCAGAGCCTTAAAAGAGGATAGCAATTTCCCACTTGTTTCCTCCATAGAAATCCTTGATGAAGAAGAAAATTTTAATGCAAAGGGCGATATTTTCAGTAAGAGAACCATCACAAAGGCAAAGATAATCGACCATGTAGATACTTCTCTTGAAGCTCTTGTGCTATCTATGTCTGAAAAAGGTTATGTGGACTTTGACTATATGGGAAGTCTTACAGGAAAAGACAGACCAACGTTGATAGAAGAATTAAGGGGAGAAATCTACTTAAATATTAGAGAAGAACAAAACTTTTATAGACCGTTATCCTTTAACCTCGAAGATGGGGATTTACCTTTTGCCTGTGCAAATGGCAGCAATTCATATAAATATGGTTATGTAACAAAAGACGAGTACCTATCAGGAAATATCAGAGATAAGATTGCGATTGTTGACAGTTATCTATCAAAAATTAGACAAACAGAAAGAGAACTACCTCATCTTGGATATGCGGAAGATGGCAAAGAAAAAGAACTGATAAGCTATGAGATGAACCGATTGGAATACCAAAAGGCAGAGCTTACCAAAGTTTTACCAAAGGAGCTTGAAGCAAGTGAGATAAATGTTCGTCTTGGAGCAACTTGGATACCGATAAAAGATATTGAAAAGTTTATCTTTGAAACACTGAAAACTCCGGGCTGGGCAAGATGGGATATTAAGGTTAAATTTTCAAATCTCACAAGCGAATGGAATATTGAGGGGAAAAGCAAGGACAGAGGAAATGACCTTGCTGAAATGACCTACGGCACCTCAAGGGTAAATGCCTATAAGCTGATTGAAGATGCCTTGAATCTTAAAGAAACAAAGGTATTTGATCAGATTGTAAATCCTGATGGCTCCAAAACTTCTGTGCTAAATAAAAAAGAAACGCTTCTTGCAGGGCAGAAACAGGAGCTTCTAAAGGAAGAATTTAAGAACTGGATATTTAACGATCAGGAAAGAAGAAATAGGCTTGCAAAGCTATATAACGAGCGTTTTAATTCAATCCGTAACAGAGAATATGATGGAAGCAACCTGTCTTTTGAGGGAATGAATACGAAAATAGAGCTTAGACCTCATCAGAAAAATGCTATTGCAAGAAGTTTGTATGGAGGAAATACCCTGCTTGCCCATGTGGTGGGAAGCGGCAAGACTTTTGAAATGGTAGCTTTTGCAATGGAATCTAAAAGGCTTGGGATGTGTTCCAAGTCTTTATTTGTTGTACCGAATCACTTAACAGGTCAAATTGGCAGAGAGTTTATGCAGTTATATCCGTCAGCTAACATTATGGTGGCAGATAAAAAAGACTTTGAGCCGAAAAACAGAAAAAGGTTCATAGGAAGAATTGCTACTGGTGAATATGATGCGGTTGTAATTGGGCATACGCAATTTGAAAAAATTCCGATGAGTAAGGAATATCAGGAAAAGCATATTCAGGATCAGATTGATGAAATCATAAACTATGTTGAGGAATATAAGCATGATAGAAATCAGAATTTTACAGTTAAAGAGTTGCAAAAAACAAGAAAAAAATTAGAAGCAAGGCTTGAAAAACTAAATGATGATTTCAAAAAAGATGATGTCATTACCTTTGAAGAGCTTGGCGTGGATAAACTTATTGTCGATGAAGCTCACAACTACAAGAATCTTTATCTTTATACGAAGATGAGGAATGTAGCAGGCATTGGGCAGTCGGAAGCATTTAAGTCCTCCGATATGTTTATGAAGTGTAGATATATGGATGAAATACGGGTGGAAAAGGTATTGTATTTGCCACAGGAACGCCTGTATCAAATTCCATGA